A region of the Curvibacter sp. AEP1-3 genome:
AACCGATGCCAAGAATGAAACCAAAGTCACCTACCCGGTTGACCAGGAAGGCCTTCATGTTGGCAAAGATGGCTGTCGGCTTGTTGAACCAGAATCCGATCAACAAATAAGACACTAGGCCCACTGCTTCCCAACCGAAAAACAACTGCAACAGGTTGTTGCTCATGACGAGCATCAACATGGAGAAAGTGAACAGGGAGATGTAGGCAAAGAAGCGGTTGTATCCCTCATCCTCCTCCATGTAACCGACGGTGTAGAGGTGCACCATCAGCGAAACGAAGGTAACCACACACATCATCATGGCAGTCAAGGAGTCGATCAGGAAGCCGATCTCCATCTTCAAACCGCCGACGACCATCCACGTGTAGATCGTTTCGTTAAAACGTGCACCGTCGTTCACCACAGACATCAAGGTCATCGCAGACAAGACGAATGCAACGAAAACACCCAGAATGGTGAGGCTGTGACTGAGCTTGCGGCCAATCCAATTACCACCAAATTTAGTACCGAACACACCGGCAAGAACCGCACCTGCCAACGGTGCAAGAGGCACCGCTAGCAATGTCGAAGCAGAAAGGGTCTGGCTCATTCGATTAGCCCTTCAAGGTATTGAGCTCATCCACGCTGATACTGGACTTGTTACGGAACAACAAGACCAAAATCGCAAGGCCGATGGCAGACTCAGCAGCAGCAACGGTCAAGATGAAGAAAACAAAAATCTGACCGTGCATGTCGTGCAGGTAGTGAGAGAAAGCCACAAAGTTGGTATTGACAGCCAACAACATCAGTTCGATTGCCATCAGCAACACGATCAGGTTCCGCCGATTCAGAAAAATTCCGACCACGGACAGCGCGAAAAGCATCGCGCCCAACGAAAGAAAATGTCCAAGGGTCAAGATCATGCTTTTGGCTCCGAAACTTCAGCAACTGGCGCAACCGCTGCTTGGGTTGCGTCCATTTTGACGACGGTCATACGGTCTGCAGAACGAACACGGACCTGATCGCCAGGGGAGACGTATTTGCTGTCTTTGCGCGCACGCAATGTCAAAGCGATAGCAGCAATCATCGCTACCAACAAAATGGCAGCTGCCACCTCAAGCTGCACCAGATATTGCGTGAAAAGCAACTTGCCCAGTTCCTTGGCATTGTTCGCTTCGGCAGCGGTCGCTACAGCATTGGGATCATCGACGACGCGGAATCCGCCCATCAAGACTGCGGCCATTTCCAGTGCGATCACTACACCGACGATGGCAGCCAGAGGGAAAT
Encoded here:
- the nuoK gene encoding NADH-quinone oxidoreductase subunit NuoK is translated as MILTLGHFLSLGAMLFALSVVGIFLNRRNLIVLLMAIELMLLAVNTNFVAFSHYLHDMHGQIFVFFILTVAAAESAIGLAILVLLFRNKSSISVDELNTLKG
- a CDS encoding NADH-quinone oxidoreductase subunit J codes for the protein MNVTTGLFYVFSAVLLFAAFRVITARNPVHAALYLVLTFFQAAMIWMLLKAEFLSITLVLVYVGAVMVLFLFVVMMMDINVENLRVGFWKHFPLAAIVGVVIALEMAAVLMGGFRVVDDPNAVATAAEANNAKELGKLLFTQYLVQLEVAAAILLVAMIAAIALTLRARKDSKYVSPGDQVRVRSADRMTVVKMDATQAAVAPVAEVSEPKA